A section of the Scleropages formosus chromosome 12, fSclFor1.1, whole genome shotgun sequence genome encodes:
- the LOC108927953 gene encoding WD repeat, SAM and U-box domain-containing protein 1 isoform X5: protein MVSLICTLQDHRDDVNWCAFSASLLATCSTDKTVRVYSVRDFSELPFSPLTGHGYGVHCCCFSACGRYLASCSTDATTVVWHTDSGDIAAAFEHPGRSPVRVCAFSPDSAHLVSGGSDGTLALWDLRTKTLRRTCVVNEATVVACSFSPCGQAFVTGSSYGDLRLWDPEMNQQQAVKNAHDLGVTCCHFAPQMQSADGDSVLFRLSSCGQDSLLKIWIISHHAEAGWKMQLLYTLAGQSAPVLSCSFSADGQLLVSGSVDKTVTVYDANQGVLLYTLKHHERYVTACAFSPTVPLIATGSMDKTVNIWRVEDGNSGYWNEGKSLPVANTDASCEGRRLAGHRSLLMGDWSEDDVSAWLHEEGLEALVDTFKANNIDGAELLSLSKEMLAMELNIGTKKVPG from the exons ATGGTGTCACTTATTTGCACGCTTCAGGACCACAGGGACGACGTGAACTGGTGCGCTTTCTCCGCCAGCTTGCTGGCGACCTGCTCTACGGACAAGACGGTGCGCGTCTATTCCGTGCGTGACTTCTCGGAGCTGCCCTTCTCCCCACTGACGGGCCACGGCTACGGCGTCCACTGTTGCTGCTTCAGCGCCTGCGGCCGCTACCTGGCTTCGTGCTCCACGGACGCCACCACGGTGGTGTGGCACACGGACAGCGGCGACATCGCGGCGGCCTTCGAACATCCGGGTCGCAGTCCGGTTAGAGTGTGCGCGTTCTCCCCGGACTCCGCCCACCTTGTCTCCGGCGGCTCTGACGGGACGCTCGCGCTGTGGGACTTGCGCACCAAGACTCTGCGCAG GACTTGCGTGGTTAATGAAGCCACAGTAGTGGCATGTTCCTTCAGCCCATGCGGCCAGGCGTTTGTAACGGGCTCCAGCTATGGAGACCTCCGCCTGTGGGACCCGGAGATGAACCAGCAGCAGGCTGTGAAGAATGCGCATGACTTGGGGGTCACCTGCTGCCACTTTGCTCCCCAGATGCAGAGCG CAGATGGCGACTCGGTGCTCTTTCGCCTTAGTTCCTGTGGGCAAGACAGCCTGCTGAAGATATGGATCATCTCACATCACGCAGAAGCAG GCTGGAAGATGCAGCTATTGTACACTCTGGCCGGGCAGTCTGCCCCAGTACTCTCCTGTTCTTTCTCAGCTGACGGACAGCTGCTTGTCTCAGG TTCAGTGGATAAAACTGTCACTGTATATGATGCT AACCAGGGAGTCCTGCTTTACACTCTGAAGCATCATGAAAG ATATGTGACAGCCTGTGCCTTCTCACCAACGGTGCCACTCATTGCAACAGGCTCTATGGACAAGACTGTGAATATCTGGAGGGTGGAGGATGGAAACAGTGGTTACT GGAATGAAGGAAAGTCCTTGCCTG TTGCAAATACAGATGCTTCATGTGAAG GGAGGAGGCTGGCGGGTCACAGGAGCCTGCTCATGGGCGACTGGTCAGAGGATGATGTCTCAGCCTGGCTGCACGAGGAGGGCCTGGAGGCGTTAGTGGACACCTTCAAGGCCAACAACATTGATGGAGCTGAGCTGCTCAGCTTGAGCAAGGAGATGCTGGCAATGGAGCTTAATATCG
- the LOC108927953 gene encoding WD repeat, SAM and U-box domain-containing protein 1 isoform X4, with translation MVSLICTLQDHRDDVNWCAFSASLLATCSTDKTVRVYSVRDFSELPFSPLTGHGYGVHCCCFSACGRYLASCSTDATTVVWHTDSGDIAAAFEHPGRSPVRVCAFSPDSAHLVSGGSDGTLALWDLRTKTLRRTCVVNEATVVACSFSPCGQAFVTGSSYGDLRLWDPEMNQQQAVKNAHDLGVTCCHFAPQMQSADGDSVLFRLSSCGQDSLLKIWIISHHAEAGWKMQLLYTLAGQSAPVLSCSFSADGQLLVSGSVDKTVTVYDANQGVLLYTLKHHERYVTACAFSPTVPLIATGSMDKTVNIWRVEDGNSGYWNEGKSLPVANTDASCEGRRLAGHRSLLMGDWSEDDVSAWLHEEGLEALVDTFKANNIDGAELLSLSKEMLAMELNIARTRQPFSQLAGAIFPVTAPFLCMGGTGWKAVL, from the exons ATGGTGTCACTTATTTGCACGCTTCAGGACCACAGGGACGACGTGAACTGGTGCGCTTTCTCCGCCAGCTTGCTGGCGACCTGCTCTACGGACAAGACGGTGCGCGTCTATTCCGTGCGTGACTTCTCGGAGCTGCCCTTCTCCCCACTGACGGGCCACGGCTACGGCGTCCACTGTTGCTGCTTCAGCGCCTGCGGCCGCTACCTGGCTTCGTGCTCCACGGACGCCACCACGGTGGTGTGGCACACGGACAGCGGCGACATCGCGGCGGCCTTCGAACATCCGGGTCGCAGTCCGGTTAGAGTGTGCGCGTTCTCCCCGGACTCCGCCCACCTTGTCTCCGGCGGCTCTGACGGGACGCTCGCGCTGTGGGACTTGCGCACCAAGACTCTGCGCAG GACTTGCGTGGTTAATGAAGCCACAGTAGTGGCATGTTCCTTCAGCCCATGCGGCCAGGCGTTTGTAACGGGCTCCAGCTATGGAGACCTCCGCCTGTGGGACCCGGAGATGAACCAGCAGCAGGCTGTGAAGAATGCGCATGACTTGGGGGTCACCTGCTGCCACTTTGCTCCCCAGATGCAGAGCG CAGATGGCGACTCGGTGCTCTTTCGCCTTAGTTCCTGTGGGCAAGACAGCCTGCTGAAGATATGGATCATCTCACATCACGCAGAAGCAG GCTGGAAGATGCAGCTATTGTACACTCTGGCCGGGCAGTCTGCCCCAGTACTCTCCTGTTCTTTCTCAGCTGACGGACAGCTGCTTGTCTCAGG TTCAGTGGATAAAACTGTCACTGTATATGATGCT AACCAGGGAGTCCTGCTTTACACTCTGAAGCATCATGAAAG ATATGTGACAGCCTGTGCCTTCTCACCAACGGTGCCACTCATTGCAACAGGCTCTATGGACAAGACTGTGAATATCTGGAGGGTGGAGGATGGAAACAGTGGTTACT GGAATGAAGGAAAGTCCTTGCCTG TTGCAAATACAGATGCTTCATGTGAAG GGAGGAGGCTGGCGGGTCACAGGAGCCTGCTCATGGGCGACTGGTCAGAGGATGATGTCTCAGCCTGGCTGCACGAGGAGGGCCTGGAGGCGTTAGTGGACACCTTCAAGGCCAACAACATTGATGGAGCTGAGCTGCTCAGCTTGAGCAAGGAGATGCTGGCAATGGAGCTTAATATCG